The proteins below are encoded in one region of Desulfovibrio sp. JC022:
- a CDS encoding DUF1641 domain-containing protein has product MKKEDEILERLERLEALVTPMAESARSMNEFKEELTPRVNEMVRHVILELAEIDSEFQLSDLTGLGKNMLRNVKNLNYALNQLKNAIDFVDTAEPLMKVTVPYYISRLDELEQKGVFDLLRIGGGTLERIAETFSKEELEEMAGTMVNMLGAVQKLGSPEATRFIEHMASIPCKVGDCDVEAVGFTDLLRSLGDEDVKKGLAVLLRLTKAMAPDK; this is encoded by the coding sequence ATGAAAAAAGAAGACGAAATCCTCGAAAGGCTCGAACGGCTGGAAGCCCTTGTTACCCCAATGGCTGAATCGGCGCGTTCCATGAACGAATTCAAGGAAGAATTGACACCTCGGGTCAATGAAATGGTCCGCCATGTAATTTTGGAATTGGCCGAGATAGACAGTGAATTTCAGCTCTCAGACCTGACCGGGCTGGGCAAGAACATGCTCCGCAACGTTAAAAATCTCAACTACGCCCTTAATCAGCTCAAAAATGCCATCGACTTTGTAGACACGGCTGAACCGCTCATGAAAGTCACTGTGCCCTACTACATTTCCAGATTGGATGAATTGGAACAAAAAGGTGTCTTTGACCTACTGCGCATCGGGGGCGGTACACTTGAAAGAATTGCTGAAACTTTTTCCAAAGAAGAATTGGAAGAAATGGCTGGGACCATGGTCAACATGCTCGGCGCGGTTCAGAAGCTGGGCAGCCCAGAAGCCACGCGATTCATTGAACATATGGCCTCTATACCCTGCAAAGTCGGAGATTGCGATGTAGAAGCTGTGGGCTTCACCGATCTGCTGCGCTCGCTGGGCGATGAAGATGTAAAAAAAGGATTGGCCGTACTCCTGCGCTTAACCAAAGCTATGGCTCCTGATAAATAA
- a CDS encoding NAD(P)/FAD-dependent oxidoreductase — MRKIVIIGAGAGGTMVANLLRKELEEDEFEITIIDRDEKHHYQPGYLFIPFGIYSKKDVLKPKREFIPEGVEFVLDTVTKINTDSHKVETLKASYDYDWLVVASGARIDPSEVDGMMDGWRKSVFDFYSLGGAQALRKELKYFSSGKIVLNIADVPYKCPIAPLEFVFMADWFFTINGVRDQVEIELVTPLDGVFTKPVATKALSALAKKKNIKVTTQFALDNVNAKERLIESANGKKVDYDLLVSIPPNLGDKCITDSSMGDPMGFMQTDNFTLKAEGMDRVFVIGDATNVPASKAGSTAHYQSTTVVNNIIREIDGYDANPTFDGHATCFLASGFEKAVLLDFNYKVEPLPGMFPFPGMGPFDLLKESLGNYWGKMMFRWVYWNLMMKGHELPLEPEMNLAGKVRRYIEQEAEG, encoded by the coding sequence ATGCGGAAAATCGTGATTATCGGTGCCGGGGCAGGCGGAACCATGGTTGCCAACCTGCTGCGCAAAGAACTGGAAGAAGATGAATTTGAAATCACCATCATTGACCGGGATGAAAAACACCATTACCAACCCGGCTACTTATTTATCCCCTTTGGGATTTACAGCAAAAAAGACGTACTAAAGCCTAAACGGGAATTCATCCCTGAAGGCGTAGAATTCGTTCTCGACACGGTCACTAAAATTAATACCGACAGCCACAAGGTTGAGACGCTAAAAGCCAGCTATGATTATGACTGGCTTGTAGTAGCCTCCGGGGCACGCATCGATCCATCTGAAGTAGACGGTATGATGGACGGCTGGCGCAAATCCGTATTTGATTTCTACTCACTCGGAGGCGCACAGGCCCTGCGCAAGGAACTGAAATACTTTTCTTCCGGCAAAATTGTGCTCAACATTGCCGATGTCCCCTACAAATGTCCCATTGCTCCTCTTGAATTCGTTTTTATGGCTGACTGGTTTTTCACTATAAATGGAGTTCGCGACCAAGTGGAAATAGAACTGGTCACCCCGCTGGACGGTGTTTTCACCAAACCGGTTGCCACCAAGGCTCTTTCAGCACTGGCGAAGAAGAAAAACATCAAGGTCACCACCCAATTCGCTTTGGACAATGTAAACGCCAAAGAGCGACTGATCGAATCCGCAAACGGTAAAAAAGTCGACTATGATCTGCTGGTATCCATTCCGCCCAACCTCGGCGACAAATGCATCACTGACTCCAGTATGGGCGATCCCATGGGATTTATGCAGACTGATAATTTCACTTTGAAGGCTGAAGGTATGGATCGTGTTTTCGTCATCGGTGATGCTACCAACGTTCCAGCCTCCAAGGCCGGATCAACTGCCCACTACCAGTCCACCACCGTTGTAAACAACATTATCCGCGAGATTGACGGCTATGATGCCAATCCGACTTTTGACGGTCATGCCACCTGTTTTCTGGCTTCCGGTTTTGAAAAAGCGGTACTTTTGGATTTCAACTACAAAGTCGAGCCGCTTCCCGGCATGTTTCCTTTCCCCGGCATGGGTCCCTTTGACCTGCTCAAAGAATCCCTTGGCAACTACTGGGGTAAAATGATGTTCCGCTGGGTATACTGGAATCTGATGATGAAAGGACACGAGCTTCCCCTTGAACCTGAAATGAATCTCGCTGGCAAGGTGCGCCGCTACATTGAGCAGGAAGCGGAGGGTTAG
- a CDS encoding DMT family transporter gives MSFLHSQYVAVVALLVAVLLWSSSFIALKIAMAVYDPTFVIFGRMMLASLCFLFFIPNFKKQPIRKGDLKLLVFMAFCEPCMYFVFESQALTMTSASQAGMICATLPLLMAVAARFILNERLSRKTLAGFTLAVCGGIWLSLSSESTESAPNPALGNFLEFLAMCCAVGYMTVLKKMTAHYSTLFLTAFQAFMGAIFYLPLLALPSTNIPTVFDPLAAGSIVYLGICITIGAYGLYNFGMSKLPANQTTAYVNLIPVFTLFLGWLILGETFTSMQFIAAALVMGGVILSQDKKSGKAKS, from the coding sequence ATGTCTTTTCTCCACTCCCAATATGTCGCTGTTGTCGCCCTGCTCGTCGCAGTGCTGCTCTGGTCCAGCTCCTTCATTGCGCTCAAAATAGCCATGGCGGTCTATGACCCAACTTTTGTGATCTTCGGCAGAATGATGCTGGCCTCGCTCTGCTTCCTTTTTTTCATTCCCAACTTCAAGAAGCAACCTATCCGCAAAGGCGACCTTAAGCTATTGGTCTTCATGGCCTTTTGCGAACCCTGCATGTATTTTGTATTTGAAAGTCAGGCCCTGACCATGACCTCCGCCTCACAGGCCGGGATGATCTGCGCCACCCTGCCACTGCTTATGGCTGTAGCCGCACGCTTTATCCTCAATGAACGGCTCAGCCGCAAGACACTGGCAGGCTTCACGCTGGCTGTTTGCGGCGGAATATGGCTTTCTCTTTCTTCTGAGTCTACAGAAAGTGCACCTAATCCGGCACTCGGTAACTTTCTTGAATTTCTGGCCATGTGTTGCGCTGTGGGCTACATGACCGTGCTAAAAAAAATGACCGCCCATTATTCCACCCTTTTCCTGACCGCATTTCAGGCCTTCATGGGAGCCATATTCTACCTGCCCCTGTTGGCCCTGCCTTCCACCAACATCCCCACTGTATTCGATCCTCTGGCAGCGGGCAGTATCGTTTATCTGGGAATCTGCATCACCATCGGGGCATACGGTCTGTACAATTTCGGCATGTCCAAGCTTCCGGCAAACCAGACGACTGCCTACGTGAACCTGATCCCAGTATTCACTCTCTTCCTCGGCTGGCTGATTCTCGGAGAGACCTTCACCTCCATGCAGTTCATCGCAGCCGCACTGGTCATGGGCGGGGTCATTTTGAGTCAGGATAAAAAAAGCGGCAAAGCTAAATCCTGA
- the yjgA gene encoding ribosome biogenesis factor YjgA yields the protein MYETEDLYNDDEELSGPSRSQKKREMVALQKLAEKLMTLGPELVKKCGLPDYFIEEVLDAMAIKAHEAKRRKVQYIGKLIRDIDTQPLVDFLEDIETGNKADNMKFHALEVWRSRLIDGDFSALDEIMEQHPQADRQRISQLARNARKEKDKSKPPKSARALFKTLRELTE from the coding sequence ATGTACGAAACAGAAGATTTATATAACGACGACGAGGAACTTTCCGGTCCCAGTAGATCGCAGAAAAAACGCGAAATGGTCGCACTGCAAAAGCTGGCCGAAAAGCTCATGACCCTCGGTCCTGAACTGGTAAAAAAATGCGGTCTGCCGGACTATTTTATTGAAGAAGTGCTGGACGCCATGGCAATTAAAGCCCATGAAGCCAAACGCCGCAAAGTGCAGTACATCGGCAAGCTCATCCGCGACATCGACACTCAGCCGCTTGTGGATTTTCTTGAAGATATCGAGACTGGAAACAAAGCCGATAATATGAAATTCCATGCCCTTGAAGTATGGCGCAGCAGACTTATCGATGGAGATTTTTCCGCGCTTGATGAAATCATGGAACAACATCCGCAGGCTGACCGTCAGCGTATCTCACAGCTGGCCCGCAATGCCAGAAAGGAAAAAGACAAATCCAAGCCACCCAAATCCGCACGGGCTCTTTTCAAGACTTTGCGCGAACTAACTGAATAA